One region of Primulina tabacum isolate GXHZ01 chromosome 1, ASM2559414v2, whole genome shotgun sequence genomic DNA includes:
- the LOC142505125 gene encoding uncharacterized protein LOC142505125 codes for MDIVGPFPVVRAQKKFLLVEVDYFSKWVEAEPFDMITEKEGKEITSWCHEMKITQSFISVAYHQANGQTYVVNRIIVQELKTRLQVLPVEIGQSSARVESYPDDTDQSHAMELDIVEEKRERAMIRMNTYRGRIMKTYNKRVRIRDFQIGDW; via the exons ATGGACATTGTTGGTCCCTTTCCAGTTGTCCGAGCTCAAAAGAAATTTCTTTTGGTAGAAGTCGACTATTTTTCCAAGTGGGTAGAAGCTGAGCCCTTTGATATGATTACTGAGAAGGAG GGAAAAGAGATCACGTCTTGGTGCCACGAAATGAAGATCACTCAGTCTTTCATTTCTGTTGCTTACCATCAAGCAAATGGTCAGACATATGTTGTAAATAGAATTATTGTGCAAGAATTGAAAACTAGGCTGCAAG TTCTTCCTGTTGAGATTGGGCAATCTTCTgcccgggtagaatcttacccagATGACACCGATCAGAGCCATGCAATGGAGTTGGATATAGTGGAGGAGAAGAGAGAGCGGGCTATGATTCGAATGAACACTTACCGAGGTCGAATCATGAAAACATACAACAAGCGAGTTCGGATCCGAGACTTCCAAATAGGCGATTGGTGA
- the LOC142541834 gene encoding UPF0496 protein At4g34320-like, which produces MGSHISKKANETSGADQINNLQYSTELNSYVAACRVDADLQSFDATLQMRTNNVITSLASGVEVRALSFDSLREITECLLEMNQEVVKVILDCKKDIWNNQELFELVEEYFENSLKTMDFYAVLEKCLKRARDNQLLLLVAIQQFDEEGGEDGVDGKKYPKTLKELRAFWEAGDPFTEEFFQSFHAVHKQQMVMLERLQIKNSKLDKTLKSVHTWRKISSIIFAATFAAVLICSVVAAAIAAPPVAAALAAVTSIPLGSMGKWIDSLLNNYENAVKGQKEIINSMTVGTYVTIKDLDSIHVLVTKLELQIESLLENADFAIDEEAVRFGVEEIKKKTDSFMKNADELGKQADSCCRDIRKARTVILQRIIKHPNH; this is translated from the coding sequence ATGGGAAGCCATATTAGCAAGAAGGCTAATGAGACTTCAGGCGCAGATCAAATCAACAATCTTCAATACTCAACCGAGCTGAACTCCTATGTGGCAGCCTGTCGGGTCGATGCGGATTTACAGTCATTCGATGCCACACTCCAAATGCGTACCAACAATGTCATCACTTCCCTCGCTAGCGGGGTCGAAGTGCGGGCTTTGTCCTTCGATTCACTCCGGGAGATCACCGAATGCCTTCTGGAGATGAATCAAGAAGTGGTGAAAGTGATTCTCGACTGCAAGAAAGATATTTGGAACAATCAGGAATTGTTTGAGCTCGTTGAGGAGTATTTCGAGAACAGCCTCAAGACCATGGACTTCTATGCCGTGTTGGAAAAATGCTTGAAACGAGCTCGAGATAACCAGTTGCTGCTTCTGGTTGCGATTCAGCAGTTTGACGAAGAAGGAGGAGAAGATGGGGTGGATGGGAAGAAGTATCCAAAAACCTTGAAGGAATTGAGGGCGTTTTGGGAGGCAGGGGATCCGTTCACTGAGGAGTTCTTTCAAAGTTTTCATGCTGTGCATAAGCAGCAAATGGTGATGCTGGAGAGATTGCAGATTAAGAATAGCAAGTTGGACAAGACGTTAAAGTCCGTCCATACTTGGAGGAAAATATCTAGCATAATCtttgctgcaacttttgctgctGTACTGATTTGCTCGGTGGTGGCTGCCGCCATAGCAGCACCACCTGTTGCAGCCGCATTGGCTGCTGTAACCTCCATCCCTCTCGGCTCCATGGGGAAGTGGATCGATTCACTTCTCAACAACTATGAAAATGCAGTGAAGGGACAGAAGGAGATCATCAACAGTATGACTGTGGGAACTTATGTGACCATCAAAGATTTGGACTCTATCCATGTTTTGGTTACTAAGTTGGAGCTTCAGATCGAATCTCTTTTGGAAAATGCTGATTTCGCGATTGATGAAGAGGCTGTAAGATTTGGAGTCGAAGAAATCAAGAAGAAAACGGATTCTTTCATGAAGAATGCTGACGAATTGGGAAAGCAAGCTGATAGCTGCTGCCGTGATATTCGCAAGGCAAGAACTGTTATTCTGCAGAGGATCATCAAACACCCTAACCATTAA
- the LOC142541847 gene encoding putative 1-acyl-sn-glycerol-3-phosphate acyltransferase 5 isoform X1, with the protein MDSDSVIEDQRHYPLTTLRVIRGVLCLLVLVSTAFVLLVYCGFWTAIILRFFSVHHSRKASAFFFGIWIALWPFFFEKINKTKVVFSGDQVPDKERVLLIANHRTEVDWMYLWDLALRKGCHGYIRYILKSSLMKLPVFGWVFYVMEFIPVERKWDVDASTVHQMLSEFTDPRDLLWLAVFPEGTDFTEQKCKRSQKYASENGLPVLKNVLLPKTKGFYACLENLRGSLDAVYDITIGYRHRFPSFFDNIFGVDPAEVHIHVNRVSLREIPTSEIEVSSWLMNTFTLKDKMLSDFYRKGHFPREGSEQDLSQIKCAVNFIFVMILTGTCTFFTFFSIWFRIYVSLVCAYMASATCFNLRPTPIFQL; encoded by the exons ATGGACTCTGACTCGGTTATAGAAGACCAGAGGCATTACCCACTTACCACATTGCGAGTAATACGTGGAGTTCTTTGTTTATTGGTGCTAGTCTCAACAGCCTTTGTGTTATTAGTTTACTGTGGTTTTTGGACAGCCATTATCTTGAGATTTTTCAGTGTACATCACAGTAGAAAAGCATCAGCGTTCTTCTTCGGGATCTGGATTGCGCTATGGCCTTTCTTTTTCGAGAAAATAAACAAGACTAAAGTTGTATTCTCTGGAGACCAAGTTCCAGACAAGGAACGTGTATTGCTTATCGCGAACCATAGAACCGAGGTGGATTGGATGTATTTGTGGGATCTTGCATTGCGGAAGGGATGTCACGGTTACATTAGGTATATCCTCAAGAGTAGTTTGATGAAACTACCTGTTTTTGGTTGGGTATTTTATGTTATGGAGTTTATTCCCGTGGAGAGGAAATGGGATGTTGATGCATCAACTGTGCATCAGATGCTCTCGGAATTCACAGATCCTCGTGATCTTCTTTGGCTTGCTGTTTTCCCAGAGGGCACGGATTTCAC AGAACAGAAATGCAAGAGAAGTCAAAAGTATGCTTCTGAAAATGGACTGCCTGTCCTGAAAAATGTCCTGCTTCCAAAGACGAAAGGCTTTTATGCTTGTTTGGAGAATTTAAGGGGATCATTGGATGCAG TTTACGACATAACTATAGGGTACCGGCACCGTTTCCCATCTttctttgataatatttttggaGTCGACCCCGCAGAAGTTCACATCCATGTTAATCGTGTTTCCCTGAGAGAGATCCCAACATCTGAGATCGAGGTATCTTCGTGGCTGATGAATACGTTTACCCTCAAAGATAAAATGTTGTCTGATTTTTACAGAAAAGGACATTTCCCTCGCGAAGGATCAGAGCAAGACCTCTCTCAAATAAAGTGTGCAGTGAACTTCATATTTGTAATGATCTTGACCGGTACATGCACATTTTTCACCTTTTTCTCCATCTGGTTTAGAATCTATGTTTCTTTAGTCTGTGCTTATATGGCTTCTGCTACATGTTTTAATCTTCGGCCGACGCCCATTTTCCAGCTTTGA
- the LOC142541847 gene encoding putative 1-acyl-sn-glycerol-3-phosphate acyltransferase 5 isoform X2, with protein MDSDSVIEDQRHYPLTTLRVIRGVLCLLVLVSTAFVLLVYCGFWTAIILRFFSVHHSRKASAFFFGIWIALWPFFFEKINKTKVVFSGDQVPDKERVLLIANHRTEVDWMYLWDLALRKGCHGYIREQKCKRSQKYASENGLPVLKNVLLPKTKGFYACLENLRGSLDAVYDITIGYRHRFPSFFDNIFGVDPAEVHIHVNRVSLREIPTSEIEVSSWLMNTFTLKDKMLSDFYRKGHFPREGSEQDLSQIKCAVNFIFVMILTGTCTFFTFFSIWFRIYVSLVCAYMASATCFNLRPTPIFQL; from the exons ATGGACTCTGACTCGGTTATAGAAGACCAGAGGCATTACCCACTTACCACATTGCGAGTAATACGTGGAGTTCTTTGTTTATTGGTGCTAGTCTCAACAGCCTTTGTGTTATTAGTTTACTGTGGTTTTTGGACAGCCATTATCTTGAGATTTTTCAGTGTACATCACAGTAGAAAAGCATCAGCGTTCTTCTTCGGGATCTGGATTGCGCTATGGCCTTTCTTTTTCGAGAAAATAAACAAGACTAAAGTTGTATTCTCTGGAGACCAAGTTCCAGACAAGGAACGTGTATTGCTTATCGCGAACCATAGAACCGAGGTGGATTGGATGTATTTGTGGGATCTTGCATTGCGGAAGGGATGTCACGGTTACATTAG AGAACAGAAATGCAAGAGAAGTCAAAAGTATGCTTCTGAAAATGGACTGCCTGTCCTGAAAAATGTCCTGCTTCCAAAGACGAAAGGCTTTTATGCTTGTTTGGAGAATTTAAGGGGATCATTGGATGCAG TTTACGACATAACTATAGGGTACCGGCACCGTTTCCCATCTttctttgataatatttttggaGTCGACCCCGCAGAAGTTCACATCCATGTTAATCGTGTTTCCCTGAGAGAGATCCCAACATCTGAGATCGAGGTATCTTCGTGGCTGATGAATACGTTTACCCTCAAAGATAAAATGTTGTCTGATTTTTACAGAAAAGGACATTTCCCTCGCGAAGGATCAGAGCAAGACCTCTCTCAAATAAAGTGTGCAGTGAACTTCATATTTGTAATGATCTTGACCGGTACATGCACATTTTTCACCTTTTTCTCCATCTGGTTTAGAATCTATGTTTCTTTAGTCTGTGCTTATATGGCTTCTGCTACATGTTTTAATCTTCGGCCGACGCCCATTTTCCAGCTTTGA
- the LOC142541867 gene encoding uncharacterized protein LOC142541867, producing MDCGIAESADASSLPDIIPDPGNFECNICFELAQEPIVTLCGHLYCWSCLYQWLQIHSYSHECPVCKAIVQEEKLVPIYGRGKSSFDPRTRFIPGVSIPNRPMGQRPQTAPHVDINFGRQNNLDPLSGLMPMGVARFGDQTIGTLSNIFGALPAIFNLQLHGFHDATVYGTTSGTPYLFSSSFHGGYVHGFHHYHSGPIEWKPIAWKLIFIVLVILVLLHLIVA from the coding sequence ATGGACTGCGGAATTGCTGAATCAGCAGATGCCTCTAGTTTACCTGATATAATACCCGACCCTGGGAATTTCGAGTGCAACATCTGTTTTGAGTTGGCACAGGAGCCGATTGTGACACTCTGCGGTCACCTTTACTGTTGGTCTTGCCTCTATCAATGGCTTCAAATCCACTCATATTCTCACGAGTGCCCGGTTTGCAAAGCTATTGTTCAAGAAGAAAAATTAGTTCCAATATATGGGAGGGGTAAATCAAGTTTCGACCCAAGAACCCGTTTCATACCTGGAGTTTCTATTCCAAACCGACCGATGGGACAGAGGCCGCAAACTGCCCCACATGTAGACATAAATTTTGGCCGCCAAAACAACCTGGATCCCCTATCCGGATTGATGCCAATGGGAGTTGCAAGGTTCGGTGACCAAACCATAGGGACCCTATCTAATATTTTTGGTGCATTGCCAGCCATTTTTAACCTTCAGCTACATGGTTTTCATGATGCTACTGTTTATGGAACAACTTCTGGTACACCATATTTGTTCTCGAGTTCCTTCCATGGAGGGTATGTTCATGGTTTTCATCATTATCATTCGGGTCCAATCGAATGGAAACCAATAGCTTGGAAGCTGATTTTCATTGTTCTTGTTATTCTTGTGCTCTTACATCTGATTGTTGCTTGA
- the LOC142541880 gene encoding cytochrome c biogenesis protein CCS1, chloroplastic, with the protein MKIFCSISQSNLVNHSSSLSYDFKFSTHYSRCQNSFLCTLFNSKNGSKINVSCSFSRKNSVSCKLETSETESGVRGRKKTLHVPNKTKIAAPEPGGAPVVSDKGGGGSVRAPLKVPRGSWLLKGFSRKALAALSNLPLAIAEMFAVAALMALGTVIEQGESPDFYFQKYSEVNPVLGFFTWRWIFALGFDHMFSSPVFLGTLILLGASLMACTYTTQIPIVKVAKRWSFVHSPEAIRKQEYSDALPRASIQDLGIILMGAGYEVFLKGPTLYAFKGLAGRFAPIGVHLALLLIMVGGTITATGSFRGSVTVPQGLNFVMGDVLEPSGFLSTPSETFNTEVHVNRFYMDYYDSGEVSQFHSDLSLFDINGKEIMRKTISVNNPLRYGGITIYQTDWSLSALQVMKDDAGPFNLAMAPLKVNGDKKLYGTFLPVGDTDSTDLKGISMLARDTQSVVLYDQEGKFAGVRRPNSNLPIDIDGVKIIVLEAIGSTGLELKTDPGVPVVYAGFGFLMLTTCISFLSHTQIWALQDGTTVVVGGKTNRAKADFSDDMNFVLDQVPEIVLPSSSTQTDHVSG; encoded by the exons ATGAAGATTTTCTGTTCGATATCACAATCAAATCTTGTAAACCATAGTAGTTCTTTATCCTATGATTTCAAATTCAGCACCCATTATTCCCGTTGCCAAAATTCGTTTCTCTGCACTTTGTTTAACTCCAAAAATGGCAGCAAAATCAACGTGAGCTGTTCTTTTAGTAGAAAAAATAGTGTTTCTTGTAAGCTTGAAACCTCTGAGACTGAGAGTGGTGTGAGGGGTAGAAAAAAGACGCTGCATGTGCCCAATAAAACGAAGATTGCAGCACCTGAGCCGGGCGGAGCTCCGGTGGTTTCCGATAAGGGAGGCGGCGGAAGTGTCCGTGCTCCGCTGAAGGTGCCGAGGG GTTCTTGGTTGCTGAAAGGGTTCTCAAGAAAGGCGTTGGCAGCGCTCTCGAATTTGCCTTTGGCTATTGCTGAAATGTTTGCTGTCGCTGCCTTAATGGCATTAG GAACTGTAATTGAGCAAGGCGAGTCGCCAGATTTCTATTTTCAAAAGTACTCTGAAGTGAACCCTGTCTTGGGATTCTTCACATGGAGGTGGATTTTCGCACTTGGTTTTGACCATATGTTTTCATCTCCGGTATTCCTCGGAACCTTAATTCTTTTAGGAGCATCGCTTATGGCTTGTACATATACGACACAGATCCCCATAGTGAAGGTAGCTAAAAG GTGGTCTTTCGTACATTCACCTGAGGCAATTCGTAAGCAGGAATATTCAGACGCTTTACCTAGAGCTTCGATTCAAGATTTGGGGATCATTCTAATGGGTGCTGGTTATGAA GTATTCTTGAAGGGTCCCACTTTGTATGCATTCAAAGGGCTAGCAGGTAGGTTTGCACCCATTGGAGTCCATTTAGCATTGCTCTTAATAATGGTCGGTGGAACTATAACTGCTACTGGCAGCTTCAGGGGGTCGGTTACTGTTCCACAGGGTTTGAATTTTGTCATGGGTGACGTACTTGAACCAAGTGGATTTTTATCGACCCCTTCAGAAACTTTCAATACCGAGGTTCATGTTAACAGATTCTACATGGATTACTATGATAGTGGAGAG GTTTCACAGTTCCACAGTGATCTTTCACTTTTTGACATTAACGGCAAAGAGATCATGAGGAAGACGATAAGTGTTAACAACCCTCTGAGGTACGGTGGGATCACCATATACCAGACAGATTGGAGCTTGTCGGCTTTACAAGTTATGAAAGACGATGCAGGGCCATTTAATTTGGCTATGGCGCCTCTAAAAGTCAACGGTGACAAAAAGCTTTATGGGACTTTCCTTCCTGTTGGAGACACTGATTCTACTGATCTTAAGGGAAT ATCAATGTTAGCTCGTGATACGCAATCGGTTGTTTTATACGACCAAGAAGGAAAATTTGCTGGAGTCAGGCGGCCCAACTCAAATCTTCCAATCGACATTGATGGTGTAAAAATTATTGTATTAGAAGCTATTGGTAGTACCGGCCTTGAACTAAAG ACTGATCCCGGGGTGCCAGTTGTTTATGCTGGGTTCGGCTTCCTAATGCTCACTACTTGCATAAGTTTCTTATCTCATACACAG ATCTGGGCTTTACAAGATGGAACAACAGTCGTTGTTGGAGGTAAAACGAATCGAGCCAAGGCTGATTTCTCGGACGACATGAATTTTGTGCTCGATCAAGTACCAGAAATAGTCCTGCCATCTTCTTCTACACAAACTGACCATGTAAGTGGCTag